One window of Lemur catta isolate mLemCat1 chromosome 3, mLemCat1.pri, whole genome shotgun sequence genomic DNA carries:
- the NRAS gene encoding GTPase NRas yields the protein MTEYKLVVVGAGGVGKSALTIQLIQNHFVDEYDPTIEDSYRKQVVIDGETCLLDILDTAGQEEYSAMRDQYMRTGEGFLCVFAINNSKSFADINLYREQIKRVKDSDDVPMVLVGNKCDLPTRTVDTKQAHELAKSYGIPFIETSAKTRQGVEDAFYTLVREIRQYRMKKLNSSDDGTQGCMGLPCVVM from the exons ATGACTGAGTACAAACTGGTGGTGGTTGGAGCAGGTGGTGTTGGGAAAAGCGCACTGACAATCCAGCTAATCCAGAACCACTTTGTAGATGAATATGATCCCACCATAGAG GATTCTTACCGAAAACAGGTGGTTATAGATGGTGAAACCTGTCTGTTGGACATACTGGATACAGCTGGACAAGAGGAGTACAGTGCCATGAGAGACCAATACATGAGGACAGGCGAAGGCTTCCTCTGTGTATTTGCCATCAATAATAGCAAGTCATTTGCAGATATTAACCTCTACAG GGAGCAGATTAAACGAGTAAAGGATTCAGATGATGTACCTATGGTGCTGGTAGGAAACAAGTGTGATTTGCCAACAAGGACAGTTGACACAAAACAAGCCCACGAGCTGGCCAAGAGTTACGGGATTCCATTTATTGAAACCTCAGCCAAGACCAGACAG ggTGTCGAAGATGCCTTTTACACACTGGTAAGAGAAATACGCCAGTACCGAATGAAAAAACTCAACAGCAGTGATGATGGGACTCAAGGTTGTATGGGGTTGCCATGTGTGGTGATGTAA